Proteins found in one Deinococcus aerophilus genomic segment:
- a CDS encoding class I SAM-dependent methyltransferase encodes MSGLTFTLEPLSEILPAVRAALRERGEVRLNVPDPDAGLGLYAGEVGPGGLHRPWSVWTDLADVLGAHLLTPERGEAGRVWLGLRRQHAAPAPDAGGYGAGSSWQRVNKLEDPVFLLTFVEALRRTQPPAGGRVLALGVNAGRELEVLPLAFPGLPLTVVGVDTEASALDAARTRIPHGTFLEVDVTTLPRPALGRFDLIVALSLLQSPGVRADVLLSALRKHHLTEGGGLVLGFPNARYRDGALSYGARMRNFARPDLSLLTADVTDARRDLQKRGFKVFVTGKYEVLLTAIPATRPTPTALDL; translated from the coding sequence ATGTCCGGCCTGACCTTTACCCTGGAACCCCTCTCGGAGATTCTGCCCGCCGTCCGGGCAGCGCTGCGCGAGCGGGGAGAGGTCCGCCTGAATGTGCCCGACCCGGACGCCGGGCTGGGGCTGTATGCAGGCGAGGTCGGCCCCGGCGGCCTACACCGCCCATGGTCCGTCTGGACCGATCTGGCCGACGTGCTGGGAGCCCACCTGCTGACCCCTGAGCGCGGCGAGGCGGGCCGGGTGTGGCTGGGGCTGCGCCGTCAGCACGCTGCACCCGCCCCCGATGCCGGCGGATACGGCGCCGGCAGCAGCTGGCAGCGGGTGAACAAACTGGAAGACCCAGTGTTTCTGCTGACCTTTGTGGAGGCGCTGCGCCGTACCCAGCCCCCAGCGGGCGGGCGGGTGCTGGCGCTGGGCGTCAACGCGGGCCGGGAACTGGAGGTTCTGCCCCTGGCCTTTCCCGGACTGCCCCTGACGGTGGTGGGTGTGGACACCGAGGCCTCGGCCCTGGACGCCGCCCGTACCCGCATTCCCCACGGAACCTTTCTGGAAGTGGACGTGACCACCCTGCCCCGGCCCGCGCTGGGCCGTTTCGACCTGATCGTGGCCCTCAGCCTGTTGCAGAGTCCGGGGGTGCGGGCCGACGTGCTGCTCTCGGCGCTGCGCAAGCATCACCTGACCGAAGGCGGCGGGCTGGTGCTGGGCTTTCCGAATGCCCGTTACCGCGACGGCGCGCTGAGCTACGGCGCCCGCATGCGCAACTTCGCCCGGCCCGATCTGAGTCTGCTGACCGCCGATGTCACGGACGCCCGGCGTGACCTGCAGAAGCGGGGCTTCAAAGTCTTTGTGACCGGCAAATACGAGGTGCTGCTCACAGCCATCCCGGCCACTCGACCCACCCCCACGGCCCTGGACCTGTAA
- the trmB gene encoding tRNA (guanine(46)-N(7))-methyltransferase TrmB, which produces MIFQLADFHFPERPERLYPHTPDRPWVLEIGFGDGRFWPHHAATFAEAPNYLGVELSGVSLLKAQRRLRGAGLDNAIVTKLPADVLLREVVPSGALDAIVVNFPDPWPKAGHLDHRLLRASFFRMAADRLKPGGAVLLTTDHQEYFDFAVAEAQASGAMQVELTAPPPAALETKYARKWRDLGLDARHARFTPTGMVTAARSPSLLAPYPEDDHAVPHAILTLPPHFSPTDFEKQTARAGGWTVVLLDLYASLRRDGWVVLAHVVEDDLTQEVLIGVTGREDGSHLVRLAKFGGPIITPGVKAAVGVVTEWLVGQGAQVTHRGY; this is translated from the coding sequence ATGATCTTCCAGCTTGCAGACTTTCACTTTCCCGAACGTCCGGAGCGGCTGTACCCGCACACGCCGGACCGCCCGTGGGTGCTGGAAATCGGCTTCGGAGACGGGCGGTTCTGGCCGCACCACGCCGCGACCTTTGCCGAGGCCCCCAACTACCTGGGCGTGGAACTCTCGGGCGTGTCGCTGCTCAAGGCGCAGCGGCGGCTGCGGGGGGCAGGCCTGGACAACGCCATCGTGACCAAGCTGCCCGCCGACGTGCTGCTGCGCGAGGTCGTGCCCTCCGGGGCGCTGGACGCCATCGTGGTGAACTTTCCCGACCCCTGGCCCAAGGCCGGCCATCTGGACCACCGCCTGCTGCGCGCCTCCTTCTTCAGGATGGCCGCCGACCGCCTCAAACCCGGCGGCGCGGTGCTGCTCACCACCGACCACCAGGAATACTTCGACTTTGCCGTGGCCGAGGCGCAGGCCAGCGGGGCCATGCAGGTGGAACTCACCGCTCCGCCGCCCGCCGCGCTGGAAACCAAATACGCCCGCAAGTGGCGCGACCTGGGCCTGGACGCCCGGCACGCCCGCTTCACACCTACGGGGATGGTGACGGCGGCGCGTTCGCCGTCGCTCCTTGCCCCGTACCCGGAGGACGATCACGCTGTGCCCCACGCCATCCTGACCCTGCCCCCCCACTTTTCTCCCACCGACTTCGAGAAGCAGACCGCCCGCGCGGGAGGGTGGACCGTGGTGCTGCTCGACCTGTACGCCAGCCTGCGCCGCGACGGCTGGGTGGTGCTCGCCCACGTGGTCGAGGATGACCTGACCCAGGAGGTGCTGATCGGCGTGACGGGTCGGGAAGACGGCAGCCATCTGGTGCGGCTCGCCAAATTTGGCGGCCCGATCATCACGCCGGGAGTCAAGGCCGCCGTGGGCGTGGTGACCGAGTGGCTGGTGGGTCAGGGTGCCCAGGTGACCCACCGGGGCTACTGA